In Runella sp. SP2, the genomic window ACGGAACGCCTGACTACCTCATCAATACCAATTTGTTCGGGACAGTCAACTGCCTCAACTACGCCCTCAAGCACAAAGCTGATTTTATATTCCTTTCAACCAGCCGCGTCTATCCCATCAAGACGATTGAAACGTTGAATTTTGTGGAAGAAGAAACGCGCTTTTCTCTCACCGACGACCAACCCGTCAAAGGCGTATCGTCCAAGGGAATTGCCGAAGATTTTCCGCTCGACGGCGCTCGTTCGTTGTACGGCACCACCAAACTCGCCTCTGAGTTGTTGATTCAAGAATACAACGAGTTTTATGGCCTTCGCACGGTGATTAATCGCTGCGGGGTCATCACGGGACCTTGGCAAATGGGAAAAGTTGACCAAGGTGTGATGGTGCTTTGGATTGCCAAACACTATTGGGAACAGCAACTTGGGTATTTTGGCTACGGTGGTACGGGAAAACAAACCCGCGATATGCTCCACGTGGCAGATTTGTACCGTTTGATTGACTGGCAATTGCATAACATCGACCAAGTAAATGGCGAAATTTTGAACGCAGGTGGAGGCGTAGAAAGCAGCACGTCGTTGCAAGAATTGACCAAGATTTGCCAAGAAGTAACGGGCAAAACCATTCCGATTAAGCAAGTACCCGAAACGCGCACGGCGGATATTCGGATGTACATTACGGACAACAGCAAAGTGACTCGCCTGACGGGTTGGAAACCAGAAATTGGAGTTCGCCAAATTGTCGAAGAAATCACCGAATGGCTCGACCAAAACAACAAAGCCTTAGAACCAATTTTAAAATAACCTTTACTCATGCACATTCAGGTACGCCATACGACCAATCCCGTCGATTTTAAAAATTACACGACTCAACGTATTCGGGAAGAGTTCTTGATGGAAAAAATGTTCGTCCCCGACCAATTCCATTTTGTATATTCTCACTACGACCGCATGATTGTGGGGGGAATCAAACCCGTAGGCCAGTTACACAAACTGCCAACCT contains:
- a CDS encoding NAD-dependent epimerase/dehydratase family protein, with protein sequence MKILITGGAGFVGSSLAIALKTNYPSYEIFCLDNLKRKGSELNVSRLSQAGITYVHGDIRSKEDFDSLPAVDAVIEASAEPSVLAGLDGTPDYLINTNLFGTVNCLNYALKHKADFIFLSTSRVYPIKTIETLNFVEEETRFSLTDDQPVKGVSSKGIAEDFPLDGARSLYGTTKLASELLIQEYNEFYGLRTVINRCGVITGPWQMGKVDQGVMVLWIAKHYWEQQLGYFGYGGTGKQTRDMLHVADLYRLIDWQLHNIDQVNGEILNAGGGVESSTSLQELTKICQEVTGKTIPIKQVPETRTADIRMYITDNSKVTRLTGWKPEIGVRQIVEEITEWLDQNNKALEPILK